From a single Bemisia tabaci chromosome 10, PGI_BMITA_v3 genomic region:
- the LOC109029880 gene encoding cohesin subunit SA-3: MEQGIYADLVEGSCRVSTLANNWRDSHSTDPQRCRNSFYELMFCCARIAFNNTVSETLISLQSELPAAEKNCPILDRHFSARLEIFLILCFKDIPIELLQDANFWDTVTIITNKLMERNEKCSRYASAIFGLKIMDAMIVAHDELGNPELEGDDEDQETTPPGGIALRIFQTLLKACFHLAYKDVEFGIKMKALSALKNWMSKYPEMILQPLYFRYISWSAFSKTKRIRILCLEMSKTVFERPESEDIQAFAEREIRVLNWQLTVESPDEICLATECLILIFKNYPSVAEEIRLNDLYSNIFHKNKAVAQVTAKFILETLRKNNSPETTVISLARFAEKVLISDPLLPETRLSDHELIESLRIFVNSFFEISEEIFDVDALVEIFKRDNETPSFKHFTASFLKAIAHEAYEPTSFRSSGKDNEDEENDDRNFAVKVTDEVLKCLGSIISTHRDDKVTLQYMLGICQFLQCGNDLPFNNEDLENLLMNIIHVFSNSTEPSVCENCVKALHTLSKKCTKEENRIAFNAKTNALIDSLVQELEKTFEFWESQLGSAAYYEELTSIQRKLFYLHPYFKIPLTTFRGCEIFVTYFCQIFNSGPETLSEITIWHEVIELCLEMMVNHVKSAIEEKDNEELVKHCVAVCLQYFPKCMRYRCTSNPFVYFVSSFTSSFRIMKLLSEKKLLEELVDQETRKNMDLSLLHFIKKHMVPFQDDTTTNMMAELWTEFSECLLIPGLVSFRMLFGLLDVAVEQAENSVFQKALIATLAVLFNQKEKPEIFFECLLRFLITIFRRSTSLKLLNNAKAVFAELAKKVAKDDIQISLGFYHFHIDAMDRIINGNLSPEFLRCLKIALCFLDFKASDDLRRYLHENVDQGTLRNFYFKAYLSQLQRNTHL, translated from the exons ATGGAGCAAGGCATTTATGCAGACTTGGTTGAGGGCTCCTGTCGTGTTTCG ACTCTAGCAAATAATTGGAGAGATTCTCACTCGACCGATCCTCAGAGATGCCGAAATTCTTTTTATGAACTTATGTTTTGTTGTGCCAGAATAGCATTTAATAATACCGTCTCTGAAACATTGATTTCTCTTCAGTCAGAATTGCCTGCT GCTGAAAAAAACTGTCCAATCCTAGATAGACACTTCAGCGCCCGTCTGGAGATCTTTCTCATTCTTTGTTTCAAAGATATTCCCATTGAACTCTTGCAAGATGCAAATTTTTGGGATACTGTCACAATCATCACTAATAAATTGATGGAGCGTAACGAGAAATGTAGTCGTTATGCATCAGCCATTTTTG GTCTTAAAATTATGGATGCCATGATTGTTGCGCACGACGAGCTCGGTAATCCTGAACTTGAAGGAGATGATGAAGACCAAGAAACTACACCTCCGGGTGGGATAGCTTTGAGAATCTTCCAAACTCTGTTGAAGGCTTGTTTTCACCTTGCTTACAA GGATGTTGAATTTGGTATCAAAATGAAAGCGCTATCAGCTTTGAAGAATTGGATGTCTAAGTACCCTGAAATGATCTTACAACCTCTTTACTTTCGCTACATTTCATGGAGTGCTTTCTCCAAAACTAAAAGGATCAGAATTCTATGTCTAgag ATGTCGAAGACGGTCTTTGAGAGGCCAGAGTCTGAAGATATCCAAGCTTTTGCTGAAAGAGAAATTCGAGTCCTCAATTGGCAGCTTACAGTTGAGAGCCCTGATGAAATTTGTTTAGCAACGGAATGTTTGATTCTTATCTTCAA aaattaccCCTCTGTCGCAGAAGAAATTCGCCTTAATGACCTTTATAGCAACATATTTCACAAAAACAAAGCTGTTGCCCAAGTTACGGCCAAGTTCATTCTTGAGACTCTAAGAAAAAATAACAGTCCCGAAACTACTGTTATCTCTCTCGCTCGTTTTGCTGAGAAAGTCTTGATAAGTGACCCCTTATTACCC GAAACTCGTCTTTCGGACCATGAGCTGATAGAGTCTCTGCGTATTTTCGTGAATTCTTTCTTTGAAATCTCTGAAGAAATTTTCGATGTTGATGCACTGGTCGAGATTTTCAAACGAGACAACGAAACGCCGTCTTTCAAGCACTTCACGGCGTCTTTTCTGAAAGCCATCGCGCATGAAGCCTATGAACCTACTTCCTTCCGATCATCAGGAAAGGATAATGAAGATGAG GAAAATGACGACAGGAATTTTGCTGTCAAAGTAACCGATGAAGTTTTGAAGTGCCTTGGCTCGATCATTTCCACGCACAGAGATGACAAAGTTACTTTACAGTACATGCTGGGCATATGCCAATTCCTCCAATGTGGCAATGACTTGCCGTTCAATAATGAG GATTTGGAGAATCTCCTGATGAATATAATCCACGTCTTCAGTAATTCAACGGAGCCCAGTGTGTGTGAAAATTGTGTGAAAGCCTTACATACATTGAGCAAAAAATGTactaaagaagaaaataggATTGCGTTCAATGCTAAAACCAACGCTTTAATCGATAGTCTTGTCCAAGAGCTTGAGAAGACATTCGAATTTTGGGAATCGCAGCTG GGCTCTGCAGCTTACTATGAAGAACTGACATCCAtccaaagaaaattattttacttgcatccttatttcaaaataccTCTGACAACTTTTAGAGGTTGTGAGATTTTTGTCACctatttttgtcaaatattcAATTCAGGACCAGAGACTTTGAGCGAAATAACCATTTGGCACGAG GTGATTGAGCTTTGTCTTGAAATGATGGTCAACCATGTAAAATCTGCTATAGAGGAAAAAGACAATGAAGAGTTAGTGAAGCATTGCGTGGCAGTGTGTCTCCAGTACTTCCCTAAATGCATGCGCTACCGGTGCACCTCAAATCCATTTGTCTATTTTGTATCG TCTTTCACCTCTAGTTTCCGCATCATGAAACTGCTCTCCGAAAAGAAATTGCTCGAAGAACTAGTTGACCAAGAAACAAGAAAGAATATGGATCTCTCTCTCCTTCACTTCATCAAAAAACACATGGTACCCTTCCAAGATGACACCACAACAAATATGATGGCGGAATTGTGGACAGAGTTTTCAGAGTGTCTTTTGATTCCTGGATTAGTATCCTTTCGTATGCTCTTCGGCCTGCTAGATGTTGCAGTTGAACAAGCGGAAAATTCAGTTTTCCAGAAGGCTTTAATAGCAACCCTAGCCGTTCTCTTCAATCAGAAAGAGAAacctgaaattttctttgaatgttTGTTGCGATTCTTAATCACGATTTTTAGACGTTCAACTTCTCTGAAGCTCCTGAATAATGCAAAG GCTGTGTTTGCTGAATTAGCAAAGAAAGTAGCAAAAGACGACATTCAGATCAGCCTTGGATTCTACCATTTCCATATCGATGCTATGGACAGGATTATCAATGGTAATCTATCGCCTGAATTCTTGCGATGCTTGAAAATAGCTCTTTGTTTCTTGGATTTTAAAGCCTCTGATGATCT
- the LOC140225659 gene encoding piggyBac transposable element-derived protein 4-like: MNVLSDSQIAEIVTQIESEEESENETADIISDEDSDDDIPLANLINNVSDTTPPPVQNIAENIQNIEAQCEPSTFVFDLQSLQWKTCGHFKAKPVPFSELNVGYQSNLTKDSQEIDFFKEIISPDTVEKVAEETNSFCDFQVWDKIRAHAGAHACNLFIVVNNLVHIKLETLEDKFTSAPRITVLQLQTSKSVKGTHHGDLILTEDGDFVGETGVLGRVTECSAVNLWKNLNASELYLFFAVWFLQAVHGLNNMSEGWSTKSTLQVPIFSKLMSRNRFFAILRFLHFSSNVNQPAGDRMYKIRCVYDHVRHKFKTLFEPSQNTCIDESLLLFKGRLSFKQNIKTERARFGIKFYKFCESSSGYIVDFFMYLGAKTESNKDEYKIGKSGAVVMTLMQPYLDKGYYLFVDNFYTSPTLCKVLKLKGTNLCGTVRLNRKGMPSFPKLEKGEMQAKCTDDMMVVKYMDRREVHVLTSIDNFSMDVVSKKRKREEVMKPTCIVNYNKNMGAVDKTDMLLSSIESVRKTVKWYKKVFFHLLDLAILNAYVLYKSVTKKKISLHQFRLNLIDQLIAEHKVDNVSQKGGKKLTSLPIRLTEKHFPSQIPPTDKKKSPTRQCHVCSNTQLIAKKRKESRYECKDCKVTLCIEPCFQTYHSLARY, from the coding sequence ATGAACGTGCTGAGTGACTCTCAAATCGCAGAAATAGTAACTCAAATTGAGAGCGAGGAGGAGAGTGAAAATGAAACAGCTGACATTATTAGTGATGAGGACTCCGACGATGACATTCCTCTCGCAAATTTAATTAATAATGTAAGTGATACTACTCCTCCCCCAGTGCAGAATATTGCTGAGAATATTCAAAACATAGAAGCTCAATGTGAACCTTCAACTTTTGTCTTCGACCTGCAATCTTTACAGTGGAAAACTTGTGGACATTTCAAGGCAAAACCAGTGCCTTTTTCTGAACTTAATGTTGGTTATCAATCGAACCTAACCAAGGACAGCCAGGAAATagactttttcaaagaaatcataTCTCCTGATACTGTGGAAAAAGTGGCAGAAGAAACAAACAGTTTTTGTGACTTCCAGGTTTGGGATAAAATTAGAGCGCATGCAGGGGCGCATGCCTGTAATTTGTTTATAgtcgtaaataatttggtgcaTATCAAATTAGAGACTCTAGAAGACAAATTTACTTCAGCCCCCCGAATAACTGTGCTACAGCTACAGACGAGTAAGTCCGTCAAAGGCACTCATCACGGTGATCTTATTTTGACAGAAGACGGCGACTTCGTTGGTGAGACCGGTGTTCTCGGAAGGGTTACGGAGTGCTCCGCAGTCAATCTATGGAAGAACTTAAATGCGAGTGAACTCTACCTTTTCTTTGCTGTATGGTTTTTACAAGCTGTACATGGGCTCAATAATATGTCAGAGGGTTGGTCAACAAAGTCAACTTTACAGGTTCCTATCTTTTCAAAACTAATGTCGCGGAACAGATTTTTTGCCATTCTTCGATTCTTGCATTTTTCTTCGAATGTAAATCAGCCTGCTGGTGACAGGATGTATAAAATTCGTTGTGTGTATGATCATGTCAGACATAAGTTTAAGACACTCTTTGAGCCTTCTCAAAATACTTGTATTGATGAGAGTTTGCTTCTTTTTAAAGGGAGACTTTCATTCAAACAAAATATCAAAACTGAGCGAGCGCGTTTCGGTATAAAGTTTTATAAATTTTGTGAAAGCTCCAGTGGTTATATTGTTGATTTCTTTATGTATCTAGGAGCAAAGACTGAGTCTAACAAAGATGAATATAAAATTGGGAAGTCTGGTGCTGTAGTGATGACATTAATGCAACCTTATTTAGATAAAGGCTATTATTTGTTTGTTGACAATTTTTACACGAGTCCAACACTTTGTAAGGTCCTAAAACTAAAAGGAACCAATCTATGTGGGACAGTCCGACTAAATAGAAAAGGTATGCCTAGCTTTCCAAAATTAGAAAAAGGAGAAATGCAAGCCAAATGTACTGATGATATGATGGTAGTAAAATATATGGATAGAAGAGAAGTGCATGTCCTTACATCTATCGACAACTTCAGTATGGACGTTGTTTccaagaaaaggaaaagagaagagGTGATGAAACCTACTTGTATTGTAAACTATAATAAGAATATGGGAGCAGTAGACAAGACAGATATGTTGTTAAGCAGTATTGAAAGTGTACGTAAAACTGTAAAATGGTACAAGAAGGTATTTTTCCATCTCTTAGATTTAGCGATTCTCAATGCCTATGTCTTATATAAGTCTGTCACTAAAAAGAAGATAAGTCTTCATCAATTTAGATTAAATCTTATTGATCAATTAATTGCAGAGCATAAAGTAGATAATGTAAGCCAGAAGGGAGGGAAAAAGCTAACATCTCTTCCAATCAGATTAACCGAGAAACATTTTCCATCCCAAATCCCACCTACCGATAAGAAAAAAAGTCCTACAAGGCAATGTCATGTATGCTCAAATACACAACtcatagcaaaaaaaaggaaagaaagtagaTATGAATGCAAGGACTGTAAAGTAACTTTATGCATTGAACCCTGCTTTCAAACATATCATAGTCTTGCAAGGTACTGA